The sequence below is a genomic window from Brevibacillus agri.
ACGCAACCGCATGCGTTATGGAGCTGCCGATGTGGAAGACACGGAGCTGTTGAGAGTCGTCTCGCCAGCCGCAGAGCGCCGCCAGTCCGGATGCTGCTCGATGTTGCGGAAGGTGCGGAACAAGAGCAGGCTCAGCCCGGAGCAGGTGAAAATGATGCCGCCTGCGAGCAAGAGGACGCCGGATGTGGCCGCCTTCGTAGCCAAAAGAAACGAGCAAAGCGCGTAGCTGACAGGGCCAAAGCCGATCGACATCAGCGCGAGCAGCGACATGACCCGGCCGAGCATCGTCGAAGGAACGATGGTCTGGATGTACGTAATCAGCGGAATGTTCGTCATGCTGAGCATCATTCCGATGAGAAACATGCCGATCAGGCCAAACAGCAACTGCTGCATGAAAAAGAGCGAGCTCATCCCGATGCCCATGACGCCGAGAAACAGCGGGAGCAGCATGAATTTTCCCCGGAAACCTTTGCACAGCCCGGTCAAAATTCCCCCGGCAATCGTGCCGACTCCAAGCGCGGTGCTAAGGGAGCTGTAGGCGCTTCCGTCCCAGCCCAGGTCTTTGACGTGGAGCGGAATGGCCATGTTGATCGGCCCGGAAAACATCATGTTGATGACGAGCGAGGTCGTCAAAATCATCGTCAAGATCGGGATGCTGTACGTAAAGCGGATGCCGCTCCAAATGTCCTGGAAGTAAGAGCTTTTGCCGGAAGCCGGAGCGTCCTGCTGCGGGGCAGGCGATGCGGTTTGCGCTGGAGCCAGGCGCAAAGCGGACAAAAAGATCGCCCCAACGAAAAAGGCCACCGCCAAAATGAGAAACATGAGCGGGTAATCGCCCGTGCGAATCAGCACAGCGGAGACGACAGGCCCGCCGACCATGCTGATCTGCTGGGAAATTTCCATCAGGCTGTTGGCGAAAGCGAGCTGCTCACGCGACACCAGCGAGGGCAAAATCGAACTGCGCGCCGGCCAGAAAAAAGCGTCGACCGTCCCGAACAAGGCGGCGATCCCGTAGATGAACACGTACAGCCACGTACCGGGCTCGTTTTGCAAAGCAAGGCTGAAGCCGAGCAAAATGAGACTGCGCGCGAGAATAGAGCCGAGCATGATCCATTTCCGATTCCAGCGGTCGGCGGCGACACCTCCGGCGAGCATGAACAGCAGGCGGGGAATCGACATGCAGATGAGGGCGGTTCCGAGCATCGCTTCCGACCCGGTCCGGTCGACGATAAACCACGACAGCAGCAAAAAGAACGCGCCGTCGGCCACGGCGGACAGAATCGTGCCGCTCCAGAGCGATAGAAACGAGCGATTTTTCCACAAGGCGCTAGTTGTTGTCGAGGTCGCCATTGCCATCGCTGGTCGCCTCCTTTTTCTTTTTGACGACAATTTTGTTGGTCACATGTTTGTGATCGCTAGGCAGATGTTCGTAATTTTCCGGCAAAGATTCATCGTCGGCCACGTAATAGCGTTCGTTGGTCATGAAGCCGACGGATACGAGGTAGAAGTTTTCTTCGCTGTCTTCTACTTCTCCGGCAGCGATCCGCGCGAGATGGCGTTCTTCCATTTCCCCCAGCTCGTTGATGAGGGCGTGGTATTTTTTCAGCCAGGCGTGGAGTTCCTCCCGCGGAGCTTTTACCTCGGCATTGAAGGCAACCGCCGGGGCGCGCTTGCTTTCGTCCACGAATTGCATGAACGATTCGTCAGGGGCGTTGTACAGGCGGGTAATGCTCGTGCGCAGATGGTTGACCATCGCTTCCTGCAGCAGCATGCTGTTTTCGCGAAGCGACGGGAGCAGCTCCTCGCTCACTTTGAAGTCGTAGGCGACCGCGCGGAAAAATTTTTGCACAATCCCGTTTTTTTCTTCTGTGCGGACGACTTTGATAAAGCCGTGGTTCTCCAACTCCTTGAGATGGTAATGGACTTTGGAGGCAGAGAGGGAGAGCAGGGTAGCGAGCTGCTTTCCCGTGTACGCTTCCTTGACGAGCAACGTGATGATGGCCATTCGCAACGAGTCGCTAATCGCCTTCAGTTGATCCAATGTTTCGATGACCAGAAACCGTTTCATATCGTGTCAGCTCCATTTCGGGAAAAGTGAACGTGTTGTTATTTTGAAACGTTCGGTTTTATTTGAACGTATGATAGCTTACAACGGAGGGCGCTGACAAGAACAATTTGCCAATATTTTCAGGCAAGTGCTACAATGTGAGAAAGTTGACTGGGTAAGCTTTTGAAAGTCTCGACTTACCTTAACGGGGAAAGGATGCGCGATCATGACCTTGCTTCAACACCCGGTCTTTCGCCGTCTGTATGCGGCTCATATTGTTCATATCATCGGGAACGAGTTTACCTTTATTGCCGTCTTCGGCCTGCTTGACATTCCGCTCGGGCTTGGAGGCGTGCTGGCGGGTTTGGCAGCGGGCAGGCTGGCGGAGCGCCTGAGCGAACGGGGAATTGCACGGTTCCAGGGATGGGCGCTGATTGCCATGGGGCTGTCGATTGTAGCGGTATTTCATATCAAGCCGCTGCTCGGTCTTGCGGTAGCGATTCTGTTTTGTTCCTTCGCGTCGTTTGGTTCTTCGATTTTGTCCGTAACCAAGCTGCAAAAACTGGCGGCCCCGGCCTATTTGGCGCGAGTCTTTTCGATCCGGGAGATGGCGACGATGGGGAGCTTTTCCGCAAGCTGTCTCGTGCTCGGCTTTGCCGCAGAGCAAGCGGGCAGCGCGTCTGTCTCGGTCTGGCTCGGCATGTTCGGCGTAGCAGCAGGCGGTGTCTGGCTGTGGAGCCGCAGGCAGTTGCAGAAGCTGGGACAGGAAGAATAGTCGTCTCGTAAAATGCCCGTACCTTTGCTGCGATGGCAAAGGTCTTTTTGTGTTACTTCCGTTCACTTTTTTGTTTAATAAATATAATTGTTGAAAAAGTATAAAATTATCTATACAATGATGGAAAAAGACGAAAAAAGGAAGATGCAGGGATGAAAGAGCTATGGAGGCAGCATGCGTTTCGCTGGTATTGGCTCGGCATGTTCTTGTCGGGATTGGGCGATCAGTTTGGCTGGATGGGACTTACCTGGTTTGTCATGAAAAAAACGGGCTCGCCCGCCGCGATGGGGGGCGTCGTGCTCGCGTACATGTTGCCTGCTGTGTTTGCGGGACTGGTGGCGGGAGTGCTCTTGGACCGGTTCGATCGCCGAAAGCTGATTATGGTGGACAATGTAGCGCGCGGCCTGATTTATATCGCGCTGGTAGCTTTGCTTCTGGTCGACCATGTTCCGCTTTTTGTGATTTACGTGTTGATTGTCATTGCGGGTACGCTCTCTCCGCTCAGTACGGCAGGCGCCCAGACGCTTTTGCCGAGGCTTTTGGCCGACAAAAGACATCTGGTCAAGGCGAACGGCGTCATGGAAAGCCAGTGGCAGATCATTTACATGTTCGGTCCGGCGCTGGCCGGGGTATTGATCGGGCTGATTGGCGAAGCGTACGTGCTGTTGATTGATGCGGCCAGCTTCTTTGTCTGCGCACTCTGTTTTTCCCGCTTGCCAAAAGAAATGACGAAAAGCGCCAATCCGGAATCGGCGGCGCAACCCGCGCAGATCGGCTTGTTTTTGCGCTCGCTTTTCGCGGACATGAAGACGGGATACCGCTATTTGTTCGGGAAAAAGCAAATGGTGGCGCTCGTGCTGTTCACCTTTTTGTTCAATATGTCTTACGGGCCGATTGAGGTCGCGCTGCCGCTGTATGCCAACCAGAATTTGGCGGGCGGCTCGGTGGCGCTGGGGATGCTCTGGTCGTCGCTTGCGATCGGGGCGCTGCTCGGGTCTTTGTTTTTCTCGACGATTTCCTGGCGGATACCGTTGGGCGTGACGTTGGCGGGCATTATCGTTTTGTGGGGAATTACAACCATGCCGCTCGCGTTCTTTTCGCGGCTGGAGGTGGCGATGATCGCGATGGCTTTGGCGGGCTTCAGCTATTCGCCGTATAACATCATGTACCGAAGCTACCTGCAAAGACAAGTACCGGATGCTTTGCTGGGCAGGGTTATGACGAGCATCCGGACGATTACAGGCACAGGCATGCCGGCTGGCGCGGCAGTCTCGGGGGTGCTGATCCCTACACTTGGCGTGCAGGGACTGTTCGGAGCCGGGGCCGCTGTCTGTATCGCCTGCGGGCTTTTGGCCTTCGGAGTATTGAGGGACCTGGAGAGTCCGTCACTTGCGGTTGAGGAGCGGGGCGACTAGCTGTTTGATGCGCTGCGGCAAAAGCGCATAGAGCACCGACAGCATTTTCAGGCGATAGGGCATTGCCACTTCGGAGCGGTTGGCTTGTACGGCTTTGTAAATGTGGCGGGCCGTTTCGTCTGCGGAGAGCAAATAACGGGCGACCTTGCTGCGATACGCCCCGGTCCTGTCTGCCTTTTCCAAAAAAGGAGTGTCGATCGGCCCGGGCATGGCGCAGGTGACGCGAACGCCGCTTCCGGCAAGCTCGTGCTGCAAGCCTTCGCTGAAGCGGATCACCGCCGCTTTGCTCGCGGCGTAGACGGATGCCTTGGCGGTCGCGACTTGTCCGGCGAGCGAGGCGACGTTCACGATGTGTCCCGAGCCACAGTCGAGCATCAGCGGCAAAAAGGCGCGCGTGGTGTACATCACGCCGGCAATGTTTGTGCGCAACGTTTCCTCCAGCTCGTCAATGTCCATGCCGATGAGTGGCTCGAACACGGCAATGCCCGCATTGTTGTACAGGATGTCGCACCTGCCGAAGCGGACGTGCACCCAGGCGGCAAAGCGGCGGACGTCCTCGTTGTTTCCGACATTGACAGTATAGGAAAAAAAGCGGTTGGAATCAGGGACCGGAGTGGTCAGGGACTCGTGGTTGACGGGCTTGCGCGTTGCGGCGATGACGAGGTCGCCTTTTTCCAGATGCAGTCGCGTCAATGCCTGCCCGAGACCGCCGGAAGCCCCGGTAATGACGACCACACGGGGAGAGCTCATGGGACCATCCTCTTTTCTGTAGCTGTTATGTTTCACAAGTATAACCTCTAGACGAATGGTGAAGGATAGCGTCTAGGAGGTGAAAGCATATGCCAGAAGTAAGATGCAGCGTAGCAAACTGTGAGTACTGGGCGCAAGGCAATCTTTGCAGCGCCGACGAAATCATGGTGGAAATCGACGCACATGCCAACGCAAACACGAAGGAAGAGTTTGCTGGCGAGTACGGGCAAAACACAGGCCATAAGGATCATGCGACGAAGTCGTCCGAGACCTGTTGTCTGACGTTCAAGCCGAAAAAGTCTGAGAAGAAGTAAAGGAAAGCCTTCGAATGAGGCTAACCGACCCGAAGCGTGACTGCGCGCGGACATTTGCCGCAGACACTTGCAGAGCTTCTTCGTGCGTCTTGGCGCTCAAAAAGACGTATCCCGCCATGGAGATACGTCTTTTTGCGTGGGCGCAATCAGGGCAGAGGTTACACGCGGGCTTGTCCAAACGCAAGCTCTTTGACCTTCCTGTCGACTTCTTCCCAGGAGGTCACGCGGTGCACCAGCTCGGGGAGCCGGGCTTGATTGTACGGCGTATCGAATAAAAAGACGGGAATCTGCAAAGCTTCGGACAACTGCAAGGCATTTTCCAGCCGATCCTCCAAAAACAGGTCCACGCCCCATCTTTGTGCGGCCGCCAGCTTGTCGTGGGAGCCGACCAAATCGACTTCATGGTAAGGGATTTGGTAACGGGCAAACCAGTTCAGCGTCACGTCGTGATGACGCGCTTCCCTGGCGCTGATGTAGATCAGCTTGTGCGCAGGATACCACTTGCGCAACACCTGATCGGCAATCCCGTGCACAGGTGCCTCGTCGTACAGTCGCTCGCCGTTCTGGTCGAGCCACTCTTCAAATTCCGCGTCTGTAATCTGATATACGTTGGCCAAATTGTACTCGTAACAGTCTTCATATCGTAAATCTCTTCCAAAGCTCTCGTTCATCAATGGCACAATGCTGCTGGGTGACGTCACCGTACCGTCAATATCAATGCCAATGGTTAGGATTTTCTCTGGTTTCATCCTCTCGCCTCCAGTTTAAATTGTACACCGCGGGCAGACAATAAGGCTACTTCCTTCACTAACAAATCCTTTACCAAAAAAGGGGCTGAGCATGGTATGTTGGATCGACGTGAACGCATGAATGCGAAGCGGAAGGAAGATACCGGCTTTTCCGAGACAGTAGATCAGCACGACAGGGAGTTTGCGGTGGAGACCTGGACCCAGGCTGCCTTCGACGAACACGAAGGACGCTCCAGGCGAAGGATTCACTACGACCCACACTCTTTGACAGAGCGCTATTCAGGCGAGCTGGACGACCGAGTGGACAACGACAGGGTGGAAAACGATTTTTCGGAGCGCCTGGATGGAGTCGTTCTGACACGGGAGGACCGCGCGCCGGTCGCTTCTGTACGAGACGACGATATCGAGGCCGCAGCGGAAATCGCCGAACCGATCCCTGCGCGCCGTTCTGTGCGTGAGGTCAACGATGACGAGGACAGTCGGGAAAGCGGAGCCAGCGGGATCGGCATGACAGGACTGGGGCTATCGATCCTGTCCCTGTTCCTCATGCCGTACCTCGTGGCCCCAATCGGGATGGTGCTTGGCTATTTGGCGTATCGCCGGGACTCGCGAACGCTGGGAGCTTGGGCGATGATCGTGGGGGCGATCTCCATTTTGGGAGCGCTCGTCATTTACCCGTACTACACGGCCCGCTAAGCCGCATCAGACCGCAAAAAACCTCTCTGGGCACAAAACGGCCCGGGGAGGTTTTTGCATTTGCTCGCTCAGTTCGTGTACAGACGGGACAAAAACGGAGTTGTCGCCGCAATGACTGCCTCACAGAAAACGTCCGCCCGGTTGACGCGGCCGCCAGTCAAAAGGGCATACGCCCCGCCGCGGTGATTGCTCCCGGTAGTCTGGCCCCATTCGTCGATGATGACATTCAGTTCAATTCCTTCTGCCAAAATGCGTTCGGCTGCCTGCTTAGGGATCGGAAAAGCCAGTCCTTTTCCCAAATACAGCTCGCTTCCGTTCCAGGCCGCGCAGACAGAAATCAAATACCATTGCTGGGTAAATTCCTGATCGTACATCAGGCCGCCCTCCAGCCCAAGCCCGATGTGCGCCTCGCAAGCGGAGGCCAAGGCCGCTTTTGCCCGGTTGATGGCTCCGGCAATCGTCTCTTTCTCGCTCATCGGCTGGGCAGACACACCGGAAGGGACGGACAGGCAGATCGGGTCTGCTCCCGTCGCCTTTTGTACCGCCAGACGCTTTGCTTCGTTTTGAGTGCCCAGCGCATAGCGTAATGGTGCGTTCTTCATCTGGATCGTTGTCACCTCTTCTGTCGGGATTGCTCAATCGCTACTGGTAAGTATACCACTTCCCCAAATATGGAGGTGTTGTGTTAAGATAAGTCCATATAGAGAGCGAGTCAGAAATTACAGAGAAAACGGGGAGTGGCAGATGAAATTTACCAAATTGCATGGCTTGGGCAACGACTATGTGTACGTCAACTGTTTTGAAGAAACGTTGGCGGGGGTGGATCTTCCCGAACTGGCAAGACGGGTCAGCGACCGCAACTTCGGCATCGGCGGGGATGGGCTGATTCTGATTCTGCCGTCGGAGCGGGCTGATTTTCGCATGCGTGTCTTCAACAACGACGGAAGCGAGGCGAAAAACTGTGGTAACGGCTTGCGCTGCGTGAGCAAGTACGTCTACGACCACGGCTTGACGCAGCAGAAGACGTTTACCGTCGAGACGCTCGGCGGGATCATGAAGCCGGTTGTCTCGCTTGGTGAAGACGGAAAAGTCGAGCAGGTGACGATCGACATGGGCGAACCGCGCTTTGAGCGGGCGGCGATTCCGATGACAGGCATCCCGGAGGAGCAGGCGCGCGAGGAAGTGCTGGAAGTGGACGGCACCGTGTTTACGATGACTGCTGTTTCCATGGGCAACCCGCACGCGATCATTTTCGTCGACGAAGTCCGGGACGAGGACGTGCGCAAATACGGGCCGCAGATCGAGTTTCACGAATGGTTCCCGGAGCGCACTAACGTCGAATTTATCCAAATATTGAATCGGGAAGAAATTTTGTTCCGCGTCTGGGAGCGTGGATCGGGTGTGACGCTCGCATGCGGCACGGGCGCTTGTGCAGCGGCAGTCGCGGCAACGCTCGCGGGCAAAGTCGACAGAAAGGTCACGGTGCATCTGGCCGGAGGCGACCTTTTTATCGATTGGCGGGAAGAAGACAACCGCGTCTACATGACCGGGCCCGCTACCGAAGTGTTCGAAGGAAAGTATGTAGGGCCGATCCCGTATAAATAAACGTCTGTCCCCTTGGGCAAAAGTTTGCGATGAGACAAGTTTTATTGCTTTATCTGAAGCTGTACGATGCCAAACGCAGGGAAAGCAAGCGGGCGCGACTGCTGTTTCTAACCTTTTGACTTTGGCACGTAAAAAAGCCGTTCCGGTCGTTTCAACCGGAACGGCTTTTCTGATGGCAGTTGCTATTTTCCTGCCGCAATGCGGATGGCGGCCTGATGGTCTGGGTCGACCAGGTTGTCTTTGTGGCGCAAGCTGCCAGGGAAGTGAATATCGAAATGCCCGTCAAAATCGTTGTCGGCAATGTACTCGATGCTGTGCGGCATGGACGACATCGAAGCGGCGAGGCGTCTGCCATCTACTTCGACGATGACGGGACGGATGCTCCAGGAAAAGCTTCCTCCCCAAATGCTTTTGATCGCAGCGCTGTCAGCAGCGGTCAGCGGCTCCGTATCCGAGTGGGAAGCGCCGATTGTTCGTTTGACCATGAAGCTTTTTCCGGTGGCAAAATCGGTCACTTTTGCGGTCGCGTTGATCGGGAACAAGTACTGGGCTGCTTCGAACCAGTCGAGATACTCACCGTATTTGGCGCCAGCCGTCGCTGTTTTCGGGATGTGGTGCACCGGAATGGTGACGACCTGGCCGATTTGCAAATAGTCCGACTCAGACAGTTTGTTTACTTGCAAAAACTCGGTAAAAGGGATGCCGTGGGCAATGGAGATCGTCCAGGGCGTATCTCCCTTGACGACCTGATAGCGAGTATTCTCGACCCAAGGCTTGTCCTGCTCAGCCTTTGGCTTTGGCTGGGGCGTTTCCGCTGCCGGCTCCTGCGTCGGGATCAGCAGCTTTTGCCCG
It includes:
- a CDS encoding LysM peptidoglycan-binding domain-containing protein, with the translated sequence MFKTTRWKRLALQTALVAGLLPVTSAFAQTIQVAPGDTLGNIAYKNQITVEQLKLANQLTSDMILVGQKLYIPPRSTVYTVKRGDVLWKIAANHGVSIQTIVNTNNLQTTEILIGQKLLIPTQEPAAETPQPKPKAEQDKPWVENTRYQVVKGDTPWTISIAHGIPFTEFLQVNKLSESDYLQIGQVVTIPVHHIPKTATAGAKYGEYLDWFEAAQYLFPINATAKVTDFATGKSFMVKRTIGASHSDTEPLTAADSAAIKSIWGGSFSWSIRPVIVEVDGRRLAASMSSMPHSIEYIADNDFDGHFDIHFPGSLRHKDNLVDPDHQAAIRIAAGK
- a CDS encoding MFS transporter, which codes for MKELWRQHAFRWYWLGMFLSGLGDQFGWMGLTWFVMKKTGSPAAMGGVVLAYMLPAVFAGLVAGVLLDRFDRRKLIMVDNVARGLIYIALVALLLVDHVPLFVIYVLIVIAGTLSPLSTAGAQTLLPRLLADKRHLVKANGVMESQWQIIYMFGPALAGVLIGLIGEAYVLLIDAASFFVCALCFSRLPKEMTKSANPESAAQPAQIGLFLRSLFADMKTGYRYLFGKKQMVALVLFTFLFNMSYGPIEVALPLYANQNLAGGSVALGMLWSSLAIGALLGSLFFSTISWRIPLGVTLAGIIVLWGITTMPLAFFSRLEVAMIAMALAGFSYSPYNIMYRSYLQRQVPDALLGRVMTSIRTITGTGMPAGAAVSGVLIPTLGVQGLFGAGAAVCIACGLLAFGVLRDLESPSLAVEERGD
- the dapF gene encoding diaminopimelate epimerase, with protein sequence MKFTKLHGLGNDYVYVNCFEETLAGVDLPELARRVSDRNFGIGGDGLILILPSERADFRMRVFNNDGSEAKNCGNGLRCVSKYVYDHGLTQQKTFTVETLGGIMKPVVSLGEDGKVEQVTIDMGEPRFERAAIPMTGIPEEQAREEVLEVDGTVFTMTAVSMGNPHAIIFVDEVRDEDVRKYGPQIEFHEWFPERTNVEFIQILNREEILFRVWERGSGVTLACGTGACAAAVAATLAGKVDRKVTVHLAGGDLFIDWREEDNRVYMTGPATEVFEGKYVGPIPYK
- a CDS encoding DUF1540 domain-containing protein yields the protein MPEVRCSVANCEYWAQGNLCSADEIMVEIDAHANANTKEEFAGEYGQNTGHKDHATKSSETCCLTFKPKKSEKK
- a CDS encoding DUF84 family protein, translated to MKNAPLRYALGTQNEAKRLAVQKATGADPICLSVPSGVSAQPMSEKETIAGAINRAKAALASACEAHIGLGLEGGLMYDQEFTQQWYLISVCAAWNGSELYLGKGLAFPIPKQAAERILAEGIELNVIIDEWGQTTGSNHRGGAYALLTGGRVNRADVFCEAVIAATTPFLSRLYTN
- a CDS encoding nucleotidase yields the protein MKPEKILTIGIDIDGTVTSPSSIVPLMNESFGRDLRYEDCYEYNLANVYQITDAEFEEWLDQNGERLYDEAPVHGIADQVLRKWYPAHKLIYISAREARHHDVTLNWFARYQIPYHEVDLVGSHDKLAAAQRWGVDLFLEDRLENALQLSEALQIPVFLFDTPYNQARLPELVHRVTSWEEVDRKVKELAFGQARV
- a CDS encoding SDR family NAD(P)-dependent oxidoreductase, with translation MSSPRVVVITGASGGLGQALTRLHLEKGDLVIAATRKPVNHESLTTPVPDSNRFFSYTVNVGNNEDVRRFAAWVHVRFGRCDILYNNAGIAVFEPLIGMDIDELEETLRTNIAGVMYTTRAFLPLMLDCGSGHIVNVASLAGQVATAKASVYAASKAAVIRFSEGLQHELAGSGVRVTCAMPGPIDTPFLEKADRTGAYRSKVARYLLSADETARHIYKAVQANRSEVAMPYRLKMLSVLYALLPQRIKQLVAPLLNRK
- a CDS encoding winged helix-turn-helix domain-containing protein, with the protein product MKRFLVIETLDQLKAISDSLRMAIITLLVKEAYTGKQLATLLSLSASKVHYHLKELENHGFIKVVRTEEKNGIVQKFFRAVAYDFKVSEELLPSLRENSMLLQEAMVNHLRTSITRLYNAPDESFMQFVDESKRAPAVAFNAEVKAPREELHAWLKKYHALINELGEMEERHLARIAAGEVEDSEENFYLVSVGFMTNERYYVADDESLPENYEHLPSDHKHVTNKIVVKKKKEATSDGNGDLDNN
- a CDS encoding MFS transporter; protein product: MAMATSTTTSALWKNRSFLSLWSGTILSAVADGAFFLLLSWFIVDRTGSEAMLGTALICMSIPRLLFMLAGGVAADRWNRKWIMLGSILARSLILLGFSLALQNEPGTWLYVFIYGIAALFGTVDAFFWPARSSILPSLVSREQLAFANSLMEISQQISMVGGPVVSAVLIRTGDYPLMFLILAVAFFVGAIFLSALRLAPAQTASPAPQQDAPASGKSSYFQDIWSGIRFTYSIPILTMILTTSLVINMMFSGPINMAIPLHVKDLGWDGSAYSSLSTALGVGTIAGGILTGLCKGFRGKFMLLPLFLGVMGIGMSSLFFMQQLLFGLIGMFLIGMMLSMTNIPLITYIQTIVPSTMLGRVMSLLALMSIGFGPVSYALCSFLLATKAATSGVLLLAGGIIFTCSGLSLLLFRTFRNIEQHPDWRRSAAGETTLNSSVSSTSAAP